A portion of the Scylla paramamosain isolate STU-SP2022 chromosome 32, ASM3559412v1, whole genome shotgun sequence genome contains these proteins:
- the LOC135089324 gene encoding uncharacterized protein LOC135089324 isoform X1: MHKYVAVLPALAAVVLLSPQLTCADNNIGCLFSDTLCNQDREWCFDDQAFGHCLSDYGHYSSEDLYKYALGSEELRVLEQEMQRLFLLGYRWSHTYTQCVLQTLLRSFRDGVEFDISTCNGDLDQDLEGALKAIEGEELVDPRDLAIVRFTPSVTDPHSDYADEVYFPPIREEMLSSHLDSSGGLHQESNGKEHEGISDQGLSSHPQDSPPTSQNSQTNSIHSSVSKLLQVQPSTLDDGHGAPQDDNNLAPNYIHSYLDHTNEANLQRPQPYSKRGYMDTRGQDLDLSNYTPRLSSKNIFLTYDRDRDSSSSGNRYRDDDRQPFDEQFMRDEEEEENRDEVFGEEPTRPMYAEGGMQFVPQVESNRGVMEDDDEGSWSNMPEVFPGGSMVQQNYGGYRGMPGDLQGYRGRMRNIPDYNSMRNLPSDPQEYSSISNYPGYGMRGAPDDYRYQDMGGLSDDLQPYGDLQAPRGSLRMASGSPMGGMSGYGNMRSPWNMALPPRNVMGMPDIWEQQSLRGPMSLDGSPWGYRRYGGVPRGSYAYQPPRRDAPMQRLLMEGYPNQVSQQEADLMPYKSVFGSQLNSLEGYDEEDQDYGDYGMLGDYSDYDQYDDNQFGRPRTFPYMQKFVKKDEETIGSDYGDLAALGPWSFQREERQDVKKPGPFFNSKNNYAFRNYNQRFPQDTYRQPEIAPLMVPRRYQWQKFFPTSGLWSTGGMFRGLQAPRAFYSMQPTMQQGPGSKDVPDLLLEEEKLVEEAAEDVEAQSTIQPETAEEELKEVKEEEEVKEGGGGGEGEEGEEGSGKPADNSGEETQTDEGGKEAKEEKQEEEGAVKEEGKEEEVEEEEERPSPPSAPWPSAPPSPGIFRFHHN; encoded by the exons GATGTCTCTTCAGTGACACCCTTTGTAACCAGGACCGAGAATGGTGTTTTGACG ATCAAGCATTCGGTCACTGTCTTTCCGATTATGGCCACTACAGCAGTGAAGATCTATACAA GTATGCGCTGGGATCCGAGGAGCTGCGGGTGCTGGAGCAGGAGATGCAGCGGCTCTTCCTGCTCGGTTACCGCTGGTCGCACACCTACACCCAGTGCGTCCTGCAGACACTCTTGCGCTCCTTCAGGGATGG GGTTGAGTTTGACATCAGCACCTGCAATGGAGATCTGGACCAGGACCTCGAGGGGGCACTGAAGGCCATTGAAGGAGAGGAGCTG GTTGACCCACGTGACCTGGCCATTGTTCGGTTCACTCCCTCCGTCACTGACCCTCACTCGGACTATGCTGACGAGGTGTACTTCCCACCAATCAGGGAGGAGATGCTCTCCAGCCACCTGGACTCCTCTGGCGGCCTCCACCAG GAGTCCAACGGCAAGGAGCATGAGGGGATCAGTGACCAGGGCCTCTCGTCGCACCCCCAGGACAGCCCTCCTACCTCTCAGAACAGCCAGACCAACTCAATCCACTCCAGTGTCTCCAAGCTGCTCCAGGTCCAGCCCTCAACCCTTGACGATGGCCACGGCGCCCCACAGGATGACAACAACCTGGCCCCCAACTACATCCATAGCTACCTGG ACCACACCAACGAGGCCAACCTGCAGCGCCCCCAGCCGTACAGCAAGAGGGGCTACATGGACACACGTGGCCAAGACCTGGACCTAAGCAACTACACTCCTCGCCTCAGCTCCAAGAACATCTTCCTCACTTATGACAG GGACcgcgactcctcctcctctgggaaTCGCTACCGAGATGATGACCGGCAGCCTTTTGACGAGCAGTTCatgagggatgaggaggaggaggagaaccggGACGAGGTGTTCGGGGAGGAACCCACCAGACCCATGTACGccgagggaggcatgcagtttgtACCGCAGGTGGAGAgcaat CGAGGCGTGatggaggacgacgacgaggggTCCTGGTCCAACATGCCTGAGGTGTTCCCCGGCGGCTCCATGGTCCAGCAGAACTATGGAGGGTACCGCGGCATGCCCGGTGACCTGCAGGGGTACCGGGGCCGCATGCGCAACATCCCGGACTACAACAGCATGCGTAACCTGCCCAGTGACCCTCAGGAGtacagcagcatcagcaactATCCTGGCTACGGCATGCGGGGCGCCCCTGACGACTACCGCTACCAGGACATGGGTGGCCTGTCCGATGACCTGCAGCCTTATGGTGACCTGCAGGCACCACGTGGCAGCCTGCGCATGGCGTCTGGCAGTCCCATGGGGGGTATGAGTGGCTACGGCAACATGAGGAGCCCCTGGAACATGGCTCTTCCCCCTCGTAATGTGATGGGAATGCCAGATATCTGGGAGCAGCAGAGTCTGAGAGGCCCCATGTCCCTCGACGGCAGTCCATGGGGGTACAGGCGCTATGGGGGAGTGCCAAGAGGGAGCTACGCCTACCAGCCTCCACGAAGGGATGCCCCCATGCAGCGGCTCCTGATGGAGGGATACCCCAACCAGGTGTCCCAGCAGGAAGCCGACCTCATGCCCTACAAGTCAGT CTTTGGATCCCAGCTGAACAGTCTGGAGGGCTACGACGAGGAGGACCAGGACTACGGTGACTACGGCATGCTGGGAGACTACAGTGACTACGACCAGTATGACGACAACCAGTTCGGCAGGCCACGCACCTTCCCCTACATGCAGAAGTTTGtcaagaaggacgaggagaccATCG GGAGTGACTACGGGGACCTGGCAGCCCTGGGACCATGGAGCTTCCAGCGAGAGGAGCGGCAGGACGTGAAGAAACCCGGACCATTCttcaacagcaagaacaactaCGCCTTCAGGAACTACAACCAGAGATTCCCCCAGGACACATACCGCCAG cCGGAGATAGCGCCCCTGATGGTTCCTCGCAGATACCAGTGGCAGAAGTTCTTCCCCACATCCGGCCTGTGGTCTACTGGGGGGATGTTCCGAGGTCTGCAGGCACCCCGGGCTTTCTACTCCATGCAGCCAACCATGCAGCAGGGACCTGGCAGCAAGGACGTACCAG ACCTgctgttggaggaggagaagctggtGGAGGAGGCTGCCGAGGATGTAGAGGCGCAGTCCACCATTCAGCCAGAG ACCGCGGAAGAAGaactgaaggaagtgaaggaggaagaggaagtaaaggaaggaggaggaggaggagaaggagaagaaggagaagaaggaagtggaaaaccCGCTGATAATTCTGGAGAAGAGACACAGACggacgaaggagggaaggaggccaaagaggagaagcaggaagaagaaggagcggtgaaggaggaggggaaggaggaggaggtggaggaggaggaggaaaggcctTCACCTCCCTCCGCCCCCTGGCCCAGCGCGCCCCCCTCCCCCGGGATATTTCGTTTCCATCACAACTAA
- the LOC135089324 gene encoding uncharacterized protein LOC135089324 isoform X2, which translates to MHKYVAVLPALAAVVLLSPQLTCADNNIGCLFSDTLCNQDREWCFDDQAFGHCLSDYGHYSSEDLYKYALGSEELRVLEQEMQRLFLLGYRWSHTYTQCVLQTLLRSFRDGVEFDISTCNGDLDQDLEGALKAIEGEELVDPRDLAIVRFTPSVTDPHSDYADEVYFPPIREEMLSSHLDSSGGLHQESNGKEHEGISDQGLSSHPQDSPPTSQNSQTNSIHSSVSKLLQVQPSTLDDGHGAPQDDNNLAPNYIHSYLDHTNEANLQRPQPYSKRGYMDTRGQDLDLSNYTPRLSSKNIFLTYDRDRDSSSSGNRYRDDDRQPFDEQFMRDEEEEENRDEVFGEEPTRPMYAEGGMQFVPQVESNRGVMEDDDEGSWSNMPEVFPGGSMVQQNYGGYRGMPGDLQGYRGRMRNIPDYNSMRNLPSDPQEYSSISNYPGYGMRGAPDDYRYQDMGGLSDDLQPYGDLQAPRGSLRMASGSPMGGMSGYGNMRSPWNMALPPRNVMGMPDIWEQQSLRGPMSLDGSPWGYRRYGGVPRGSYAYQPPRRDAPMQRLLMEGYPNQVSQQEADLMPYNFGSQLNSLEGYDEEDQDYGDYGMLGDYSDYDQYDDNQFGRPRTFPYMQKFVKKDEETIGSDYGDLAALGPWSFQREERQDVKKPGPFFNSKNNYAFRNYNQRFPQDTYRQPEIAPLMVPRRYQWQKFFPTSGLWSTGGMFRGLQAPRAFYSMQPTMQQGPGSKDVPDLLLEEEKLVEEAAEDVEAQSTIQPETAEEELKEVKEEEEVKEGGGGGEGEEGEEGSGKPADNSGEETQTDEGGKEAKEEKQEEEGAVKEEGKEEEVEEEEERPSPPSAPWPSAPPSPGIFRFHHN; encoded by the exons GATGTCTCTTCAGTGACACCCTTTGTAACCAGGACCGAGAATGGTGTTTTGACG ATCAAGCATTCGGTCACTGTCTTTCCGATTATGGCCACTACAGCAGTGAAGATCTATACAA GTATGCGCTGGGATCCGAGGAGCTGCGGGTGCTGGAGCAGGAGATGCAGCGGCTCTTCCTGCTCGGTTACCGCTGGTCGCACACCTACACCCAGTGCGTCCTGCAGACACTCTTGCGCTCCTTCAGGGATGG GGTTGAGTTTGACATCAGCACCTGCAATGGAGATCTGGACCAGGACCTCGAGGGGGCACTGAAGGCCATTGAAGGAGAGGAGCTG GTTGACCCACGTGACCTGGCCATTGTTCGGTTCACTCCCTCCGTCACTGACCCTCACTCGGACTATGCTGACGAGGTGTACTTCCCACCAATCAGGGAGGAGATGCTCTCCAGCCACCTGGACTCCTCTGGCGGCCTCCACCAG GAGTCCAACGGCAAGGAGCATGAGGGGATCAGTGACCAGGGCCTCTCGTCGCACCCCCAGGACAGCCCTCCTACCTCTCAGAACAGCCAGACCAACTCAATCCACTCCAGTGTCTCCAAGCTGCTCCAGGTCCAGCCCTCAACCCTTGACGATGGCCACGGCGCCCCACAGGATGACAACAACCTGGCCCCCAACTACATCCATAGCTACCTGG ACCACACCAACGAGGCCAACCTGCAGCGCCCCCAGCCGTACAGCAAGAGGGGCTACATGGACACACGTGGCCAAGACCTGGACCTAAGCAACTACACTCCTCGCCTCAGCTCCAAGAACATCTTCCTCACTTATGACAG GGACcgcgactcctcctcctctgggaaTCGCTACCGAGATGATGACCGGCAGCCTTTTGACGAGCAGTTCatgagggatgaggaggaggaggagaaccggGACGAGGTGTTCGGGGAGGAACCCACCAGACCCATGTACGccgagggaggcatgcagtttgtACCGCAGGTGGAGAgcaat CGAGGCGTGatggaggacgacgacgaggggTCCTGGTCCAACATGCCTGAGGTGTTCCCCGGCGGCTCCATGGTCCAGCAGAACTATGGAGGGTACCGCGGCATGCCCGGTGACCTGCAGGGGTACCGGGGCCGCATGCGCAACATCCCGGACTACAACAGCATGCGTAACCTGCCCAGTGACCCTCAGGAGtacagcagcatcagcaactATCCTGGCTACGGCATGCGGGGCGCCCCTGACGACTACCGCTACCAGGACATGGGTGGCCTGTCCGATGACCTGCAGCCTTATGGTGACCTGCAGGCACCACGTGGCAGCCTGCGCATGGCGTCTGGCAGTCCCATGGGGGGTATGAGTGGCTACGGCAACATGAGGAGCCCCTGGAACATGGCTCTTCCCCCTCGTAATGTGATGGGAATGCCAGATATCTGGGAGCAGCAGAGTCTGAGAGGCCCCATGTCCCTCGACGGCAGTCCATGGGGGTACAGGCGCTATGGGGGAGTGCCAAGAGGGAGCTACGCCTACCAGCCTCCACGAAGGGATGCCCCCATGCAGCGGCTCCTGATGGAGGGATACCCCAACCAGGTGTCCCAGCAGGAAGCCGACCTCATGCCCTACAA CTTTGGATCCCAGCTGAACAGTCTGGAGGGCTACGACGAGGAGGACCAGGACTACGGTGACTACGGCATGCTGGGAGACTACAGTGACTACGACCAGTATGACGACAACCAGTTCGGCAGGCCACGCACCTTCCCCTACATGCAGAAGTTTGtcaagaaggacgaggagaccATCG GGAGTGACTACGGGGACCTGGCAGCCCTGGGACCATGGAGCTTCCAGCGAGAGGAGCGGCAGGACGTGAAGAAACCCGGACCATTCttcaacagcaagaacaactaCGCCTTCAGGAACTACAACCAGAGATTCCCCCAGGACACATACCGCCAG cCGGAGATAGCGCCCCTGATGGTTCCTCGCAGATACCAGTGGCAGAAGTTCTTCCCCACATCCGGCCTGTGGTCTACTGGGGGGATGTTCCGAGGTCTGCAGGCACCCCGGGCTTTCTACTCCATGCAGCCAACCATGCAGCAGGGACCTGGCAGCAAGGACGTACCAG ACCTgctgttggaggaggagaagctggtGGAGGAGGCTGCCGAGGATGTAGAGGCGCAGTCCACCATTCAGCCAGAG ACCGCGGAAGAAGaactgaaggaagtgaaggaggaagaggaagtaaaggaaggaggaggaggaggagaaggagaagaaggagaagaaggaagtggaaaaccCGCTGATAATTCTGGAGAAGAGACACAGACggacgaaggagggaaggaggccaaagaggagaagcaggaagaagaaggagcggtgaaggaggaggggaaggaggaggaggtggaggaggaggaggaaaggcctTCACCTCCCTCCGCCCCCTGGCCCAGCGCGCCCCCCTCCCCCGGGATATTTCGTTTCCATCACAACTAA